From Molothrus ater isolate BHLD 08-10-18 breed brown headed cowbird chromosome 8, BPBGC_Mater_1.1, whole genome shotgun sequence, a single genomic window includes:
- the NPS gene encoding neuropeptide S, translating into MELNLHLCFKHANHRPCRLNLVFILWISMTLVCSGFPVGPSMSTNPFYLTCQLYGRWDSCLVLLSSCLSKVGRGEELPLGKPLPESPLHKRSFRNGVGAGIKKTSFRRAKS; encoded by the exons ATGGAGCTAAATCTCCATCTGTGCTTCAAGCATGCAAATCACAG ACCATGCAGGTTAAACTTGGTTTTCATCCTGTGGATCTCCATGACATTGGTGTGCTCGGGTTTCCCAGTTGGCCCTTCCATG AGCACCAACCCCTTTTATTTGACCTGCCAGCTGTATGGGAGATGGGATTcgtgcctggtgctgctgagcagctgcctgtCCAAGGTGGGCAggggtgaggagctgccccttgGGAAGCCTCTCCCGGAGTCCCCTCTCCACAAAAGGTCCTTCCGCAACGGCGTCGGAGCGGGAATTAAAAAAACTTCCTTCCGAAGGGCAAAGTCCTGA